In Candidatus Anoxymicrobium japonicum, the genomic window TTATTTTCCATTCGTTTCCAATTTTGGGCGGTGCATATCACAGAAAACCCCCCTCTCCCTTAGATTATCGGCCCTTTGCTCGTAAAGATCGAGCGATAGGAACAAGACTTTGCCTTACGACATGGACAGAATCCTTTGGGGTCATCCTGTATCGGAATCAAAGATTCCTCGACTATGGCGTGAACCGAAGCGCGAAGCGCTGTTCAAGCCAGCATCCCGAAACACTAACGAATCGTTCTGATTCGTTTTATCTCGAATTACTGCGTAATTCCTCAACACGAGCGTAGCGAGTAGACCGGGCGAGATTCGTTACGAATCCGCTTCGCGGCTTCGTTCTCTCCCGCTCGCTCTTGGTTCGTTTAACTTATTGGTTAGTTTATGGACCGGGCGAGAGGAGCAAATTTCCTGCGGAAATTTGCGACTTAGCCCGGGACACGAGCGTAGCGAGTGGACCGGGCGAGATTTGAACTCGCGGCCTCTTGCTTGCGAAGCAAGCGATCTTCCAGCTGATCTACCGGCCCATCTGAGCAAACCCTTGAATAAAAAAGATAGTTATAAGGATTGCTGTATGCTCGCAGCGGAATTAGGGAGATGGGGAGGGGGACGCGTAGCAGACCACTATTGCCCGCCCACGACGACATCCCGTATCCTGATGTGAGGCCCGCCGTCGCCGACCGGGACCATCTGCCCTTTTCCGCAAAAGCCGGGGTCCCCCATCGACTGGTCGTTGCCCACGCCATCTATGTTGAGCAGGGTGCCAAGAATCGTTCCGCTAAGCGAGACGTCCTTTAGCGGTTTTGTGATATCGCCCTTTTCGACGAGGTAGGCTTCCTGCGCCGCGAACTGGAACGAACCCTTCGCGGTATCGACCTGGCCGCCTCTCGTGCCCTTGGCGTATATGCCGGTTCCGATATCCTCCAGGAGTTCTTCGAAGGAAAGCCCGCCGTTCTGTATCAAGGTGTTGCTCATCCTGACAAGCGGGCGAACTCCGTAGGATTCGGCCCTTGCGCCGCCGTTCGGAGCGAGATCCAGTTTTGCAGCGGTATACCGGTCGTTGATGAAGGTTTTCAGTATGCCTTTTTCAACAAGGACCTTGCGTTCCGCCCGCAAACCCTCGTCGTCGAACGGGAAAGAGCCGAAAGCGCCGGGAATCGAGGGGTCGTCCACTATCGTCACGAGTTCGGAGCCTAACCTCTGCCCGAGCCTGCCTTCGAGTATGGATTCCCCGTTGACCACAAGATCCGCCTCTGCGGCGTGGCCGAGGGCTTCGTGGGCGAAAACGCCTGCAAGGTCGGGGTCGGCAACCAGGGTGAACGTGCCTGCGGGGGCGTGCTGCGCCGACAGGAGGGCAACCGTCGCTTTTGCAGCTTCGACCCCTTTTTCGACAGGATCCATTATGTCGAATATCTCGTATCCGAGCGTCCCGCCGATGCGCGCCCTTCTCCCCGTTATCTCGCCGTCCTTTCTGGCAATGAAATTGACCTGCGCCACGGTTCTTGTGACCTCGCTTGTGACGTCTGCGCCTTCGCTGCTCAAAAAGCGGGAGGTCGAGGTGCCGTCGCCGTATCCGGTGGTCACGCTCTTTATCTCCGGAAACTGCCGGACGGCGCGGTCCATGTCGCGAAGCACCGCCATCTTTTCCTCGATGGAGTAGTCCGCAGGGTTCTTGCGCGGTTTCCAGAGTTCCCCGCCTTTTTCCGGCCTGACCTCGGCAAGCTCTATCTTCTCGGCCCCCATCTTCGCGGAGGCGCGGGCTATCGCAAGCGCCTGCGTCAGCCCCTTTTCAAGAACCCCTTGCGAAAAGAGGTTGGATGAGTAAAAACCCCAGGCGCCGTCGGCGAGAAGCCGTATGCCGAATCCCTTTTCCCTGCCGGAGACCGCCTTTTCGAGCACGCCGTCCTTGAGTTCGATGTCAAGCCCGTCCGACTCCTCGACGCGGATGTCGCAGTAGGATGCGCCCATCTTCAGCGCTTTTTCTATTATTCTTTCTTCCAGTTTTCCACCGGGGGGTGAAAGATGGAGGCGATTAAAAAGTTTTTTGGGAAAAGGGGCTAATCCGAGACGACGCTGCTCGTCCCGTCCGCGTTTTCCTTTACGGTGAGAACCCTCTCGAACGAATCCTTGACGTCCTCCACGTGGGTTATCAGGATTATCTGCCTGAACCTGCCCGTCAGGTCGGAAAGCGCGCGCATGACGTTCGCCTTGCGTTCGGGGTCCTGCGAACCGAATATCTCGTCGAGTATTATGAACTGGAAATCGGTGTTGTTCCTCTCGCCCATTAGCTGCGAGATGGCAAGTCGCAGACAGAGGTTCGCAAGGTCGTTCTCGCCGCCGGAGAACCGCCCGAGTTCGAACCGCTCGCCGTCGTCGTAGATGTGGACGTTGTAGTCCCCGTCCAGTTCTATGTCGCTGTACCTGCCATCAGTGAGCCTTGCAAAACTTTCGGACGCATAGCGCGAGAGAAGGGGCCCGATTCTGGATATGAGGTGCCTTTTGAAGTCGTTTAGGAGGCCTGCGTCCCGGTCGCCGGCAAGCCGTTCGAGGAGAGTTATCTCTTTTCTAAGGGAGTTTATCGCCTTTCTTATCTCCTCCTGCTCGGAGAGTTTCTTTTCGAGCGCATCTTTTTCCCTTGCAAGCATCTCCGATTTTGCGCTTGCGCCGGCGACCTTGATTCCGAGTTCGCCAAGCAATCCAATCGCCGATTCGTATCGCCTCATCGCAAGGTCGTATTCCTGCTTGTCAAAACCAAGCGTTTTGAGTTCAAGAGTGATCTTTTCAAGGGACTTTTTTGCAGCAGAGATGTCATTTTCGACAGATTCGAGTTCGTGCCTTGCCGCATCTATCTTAGACTCTTCATTTTTCAGCACCGCGAACTGCTCGGCCACCCCTTTTAAGGCATCTAAACCGCTCTTCACCCCGGCATACTCGCCTTCGTCGAATGCGCAGGCACCGATTTCAGATAGCCCCACACGTGCCGCATCGAGTTCGGATTTGGCTTTTTCCCTGCGACCATCCATTGTCTTGACGCGCTCCGTCAGGTGTTTGCGCTCGTTTGCGTTCGCCTGCAACTCAACCAGCGCGGCCTTTCTTGAGACAAGCGCCCCCTCTTTTTCCGCGCGGAGTTTTTTGAGTTCGGACAACTCTTTTGAGGCGGAAATACCGGATTCCGCGAGGCGTTCGCATTCTCTTGCAAGATCCGCCAAAATCATCTCTCTATGTTCGCCAAGCGGCTGCAGGCAGGTCGGGCAGTTGCCTTTCGAGCCGAGTTCCTCCAGCTTGCGCTTCTTCTCTTCAACGGATTTCCTTTCCAGCACGAGGGAATCGAGCGAAAATCCTGCCTTTGAAACCGTCTCGAAGAGTTTCGCGAGTTCCTCTTCTGCGCTTTTCGTGCCGGCAGCTTCCGCTTCAAGCCGCGAGTCGAGATTGCGAAAGACGGCAAGCCGCGCGGATATACCCTCGCCCTCGCGCCCGATTTCCTCGAGGGCGGCAAGCGCCCTGTTCGCCTCTTTTTCAAGCGCAGACCGCCGAAGGCTTTTTTCGCGCAGCGATTCCAGGTTGGTTTTTTTCGCCTCGAGAACCTTGAAATTTGAAAGTTTTTCTTCAAGAGATGCGGTTTTCGCTGCCGCGCCAAGCGCGTTTTTCACGGCGAGCCGTTTTTCCTTTTCAAGCTGTTCGAGATGTGCAGATCGCATACGTTCCACCGCAAGCCGTTCGCGCAACTTCGAATCGAGTTCGTAAACGCGTTGCAGTTCGTTCTTTGCGGCAAAATGCGCATCCGCTTCGTTTTTCGCGTCGTCAGCGTCTTTTTTGAATCTGTCGAGTTCGGCGTCGCCGGCCTTTATCGCTTCCCCAACCTCGCCGATTTTTCTTTTTATCTCTTCAGTGTCCTGAAGATACGAGCCGCGTATCTCCAGTTCCTTCCTCTTGTCCCTCTTGTCGCTTCTCGCCTTCCCTATGGCCTCGTCTATGGCGTCTATCCGAAGCATCCTCAGGACGAGCTCCCTTCTCTTCGCGCCGCCCAGATTCGAAATGGCGTCGAGTTCCTTCTGCATTGCCACTATCGAGGTGACGAATGGCTGGAGGTCCATGCCTATTTTCTTCGAGAGGAATTCGGTGGCCTCGAGAGCGGAGTTCGCGCCCGGCATGACCGCAACGCCGGAGTTCACCTTGACTGACGCAGTCGCCGCAAGGTTCTTGCCCCGCATCTCCCGCACCACCTCGTAATCGTCCCCATCGAGTTCGAACTGCAGGACGACGCGGCAGGGTTCGTTCTGGCCAGCCCCCTGCCTTTTTATCAGTTCCTTGTTCGTCCTTGCCGCAGGATGGCCGTATATCGCCCACACTATGGCTTCGACAATGGTCGACTTACCCGCGCCGTTCGAACCGATTATGCCGGTTATGCCGTCGCCGAACTCTATGTCGGCACGTTCGAACTTGCGGTAGTTTGTCAGCGAAAGCCGCTTAAGCATCATCGCCGTCGCCCCCCTTCAAATAATGCAGCGCCATCCCGACTAACCGCTCCCTTTCAGATTCTATTGCGGTCCTTTCCACAAACGAAAGCCATTCGTCTTCAAGAGAACCTATCGATGCCCCGCCCTGAACCTCCCCCTGCACCGCCGAAGAGGAGTATTTCAGCTCGAAATGCAGCGCACCTTCCGCGCGCCCCCTTATGCTCCGGAAGTCGAGGTTGCGGTAGATAGCAGGCGCGATGTTTTTCAGGTGGATTCTCAGTATCTTTCCGCTTGCGTCCTCGTCCGTTATCCTGCGCTCGACCGCTGCCTGCACGTCTGTCGCATCTAGACCGCCGCAGTCCACTTCGCCGAGGTTCACCATCGGACGGGTCTTGCGCGAAACGAATCCGATATCTGCACCGTCTCCCGATATGCGAATGTCTATGAACCCCTTTTCCCCGTCGACCTCCGCAAAGGTCAGCCTTTCGAGAGTCCCGGCGTAGAACGCCCCTTCGCCAACCTTCACGTGCTTGTGGTAATGGCCCAGCGCAACGTAGTCGAAACCTTTAGACAGGTATCCGGATGGAAGTATCTGTTCGTTGAATTCGCCTGTCCTGAATTCCTCTATGCCGGTGAGAGCGCCGTGCGCAAGCAGGATGTTGAACGCACCGGGAACAGGCTCAAGCGAGTCGAGATTCTTTATGAGTTGTTCCTCTGTCTGGCATTGCGGGACTGCGTGAACTAACACCCTGCGGTCGCCGGCCCCGAGTTCTATCGTCTCGGCGGCAGTCTTGTATACAGGATGCACGTTCGGC contains:
- a CDS encoding TldD/PmbA family protein, encoding MGASYCDIRVEESDGLDIELKDGVLEKAVSGREKGFGIRLLADGAWGFYSSNLFSQGVLEKGLTQALAIARASAKMGAEKIELAEVRPEKGGELWKPRKNPADYSIEEKMAVLRDMDRAVRQFPEIKSVTTGYGDGTSTSRFLSSEGADVTSEVTRTVAQVNFIARKDGEITGRRARIGGTLGYEIFDIMDPVEKGVEAAKATVALLSAQHAPAGTFTLVADPDLAGVFAHEALGHAAEADLVVNGESILEGRLGQRLGSELVTIVDDPSIPGAFGSFPFDDEGLRAERKVLVEKGILKTFINDRYTAAKLDLAPNGGARAESYGVRPLVRMSNTLIQNGGLSFEELLEDIGTGIYAKGTRGGQVDTAKGSFQFAAQEAYLVEKGDITKPLKDVSLSGTILGTLLNIDGVGNDQSMGDPGFCGKGQMVPVGDGGPHIRIRDVVVGGQ
- a CDS encoding exonuclease SbcCD subunit D, which gives rise to MTMRILHVADTHLGYSTYRKVDGEGLNQRWTDVCEAFREFVDFAVSPPDGVKVDAVLHAGDFFDSVRPSNRTLAFAIEQLLRLGRAGIKTIIISGNHETPKLKETGSVFRLFEHLPNVHPVYKTAAETIELGAGDRRVLVHAVPQCQTEEQLIKNLDSLEPVPGAFNILLAHGALTGIEEFRTGEFNEQILPSGYLSKGFDYVALGHYHKHVKVGEGAFYAGTLERLTFAEVDGEKGFIDIRISGDGADIGFVSRKTRPMVNLGEVDCGGLDATDVQAAVERRITDEDASGKILRIHLKNIAPAIYRNLDFRSIRGRAEGALHFELKYSSSAVQGEVQGGASIGSLEDEWLSFVERTAIESERERLVGMALHYLKGGDGDDA